Part of the Pseudomonadota bacterium genome, GGACATCGGATATACTCCTGTATTCACCCTGCATTATTGAGATATCTATACCACTATTAAACTCCGTTACAGGCGAAATAGCGTTCGAACGCTCTAGTAGCCCTGCAATTCTATCTCCCTCCGTGATTTGCTCATACCCGTTTATATTATGGAACTCATATAGGTAGTTTAAGATAGGCCCAAATGTTTCAGGCTCTGGGTAGCGACCGCTTTCGGCATCATAGCCTAGTCTTGCGTTAAATCTCTCTAGCTCTACAGCACCAAAGGCCAAACGAAAATCCTCACTAGTCGTTGCAAATTTTCTCTCAAAATCATCACGATCCTCCTGAGATATATCCCTATATCCAGTGGTACTTAGCATCGCGTTTAGATATGTTTGCATGCATACCTTCGAGCTATAAGGGCTAAGCCCATCTGCGGAATAGTTTGGGATAGCACAACAAAGTTTGTCTATATATCGCCGCATCTCTGCAGGTAGCAGCATTCCACCATGATCCCGATGCATCTTCCAACTATCGTTTTTAGCCTGATATACCGGCAGTTTCGCGACCAGTGCCACCGCAATCTCAGAACGGAGTTGATAAATTGGCTGTGCTATATTTAAGCCCGCACCGTTTTTATAAAGAACTCTAAATTGCTCCGCAATTTCAGGATTATATGAGACGATTGCGTTTTTTATATTTACACCAGAAATATCTGGCAAAATTTCAATCCTGTATCCACGACTAAGTGGCAGCTCAGGATCTATCCTGCCGTGCACCCGCACCTGCGCTCCTTTCTGGAGCCCCTGGCTGTTAATCGAAGCTTCTATATATTTAAATACAGCTACTGGAAACTCACTCGCGGTACGTGGCGCAAAGCTCAGTTGATCCAGCCAGCTCCCCCTTACCTCGCCCTGCTGGCCTTTCTGCTCGGCTGAGTTGCCAAATGAAATAAATTTTTGCAAATTTTGCCAGAGGCTCATATATTTTATAGGGTCAAACTACTATAGCAGCTAATTATATCAGATATTTCTACTGTGTGTCCTAGCTATTATGGCCCCTTCCTCTGCTCCCGTTACCTAAGAGATCTTAACTGTCTATAATCACCCTATATTATATTATATGGGCCGCAACGACGCTTCCTGCCACTCGGCTCCAATCACCCCATTCTGAAGTGCCGCGGCGTTGCAGGTAAATACCACCACCTCCATAACTCCATCACGATTAAGTGCATGCATGGTCTCCTGCAAGCTCGCCAGCTCCCTTATCACACCCGGCAAGTGCGGCATAAAGTTAATGAACCACTCACGCCTAGCAACGTACACTACGCTTGGATCACATGCAGCTAGACCGGTAGCGGCGGAAAGGATAGTCACCGGCTTGTGCAGATAGAACAGAATCGGATCAAAGTACTCATCATATTGGTCCTTTATAAAGGAGATCGTTTGCTGCTCATTAGCAAGAAGGCGAATTTTCTCCCCCATAGATTCAAAGCCCTTAAGCTTTGATTTTACAACGGAGCCAAAGGAGATAGTCGTAGTGAGAATCACCGTCATCAAGATCCAAACGCTAGCGTAGCGCATCTGTGGAGCTTTATTTCTAAGCACAACTGCGCTCGTGGCTGCCAGTGTCATAACTACAGCAAGGCGCATGACGCTGCTCTTAACTTCGAATTTTAGTAGATCCTCCAGTGGATGCGAGCTCCAGTCGCCGTACCAAGCGCCGCAGGTTGCGATAAGTAGTAAGAGAACTGTTACTATCAGCCCCCTCTCAGCCTGGCGCGCCCCGCTCCAAATCAGTTGCGGCAGGCGTGCGCCACTCCGCTCCATAGACTGCGAAAAAATAAGTGCAACCTGAATAGCTACTAGGGGTAGCAGTGGCAGCATGTACGAATGGCGTTTACCTGAGGAGAGCGAGAAAAATATCACCCCTGCTAAAAGCGCTACGAAAGGAGCCGTAGCAAATCTGGCAGCCGTATAAGGATATGATACGGTCTTAAATCGCCGCTGAACTGCAAACAATCCCAACACCATCAGAGCTCCCCATGGAAAGGTAGTTCTTAATAGGGATGGAATATAGAAAAACCAGCCCTTTGTATTTACCCGAGATCCTCCGATAAAGCGCTGCACATTTTCAAAGAGAAGCTGCCTCTCAATAAAACCCTCTCCACCGCGCATGCAGGCGGCGCTGTACCAGGCGATCGGTGCGAGGAATGCTAGCCAGCCAAGGCTTGGACGCAAGAGCTCCCTAATAACAACTCGCCACCCTGTTAACCTTAAACCAACTGCACCGACCAATAGGATCGGAAGCGCTATACCGAGCGGCCCCCTAGCCAGAACACCCCCCGCACAAAAGACCCAAAAGAGGGCCCGATTTTGCCAGGTAATTCCGTAGTCAGCGGCCCAATCCCTGGAATTACTCCACAGTAACGACGCTATGGCTCCCCAGACACAGAACGAAAAACTCATATCAACCATGGCCTGGTTAGCCAGTTGATGAAATCCATAGGTCAGGGAGAGTATCGCCGCTGCTAGCAGTGCGACCCGCTTACAGTGCACCTCACTCTCTGCCGTACGACTTAAGCATGCAAGGCGATAGGCGCTCAGCGCGCAACAGACGAGCACACCCACAGCAAAAAGATGTGAGGGCAGCCGCACGCTAAACTCACTTACTCCGCCAAGCAAGATACTGAGCAGCGCTGCAACCCAGTGAAAGAGCGGAGGCTTTGATGGAATGATTCCGTTTCTAAGGGGCAGTATCCACTCCCCTTCTCGTAGGATCGTCTCAACGACCTGCGCCTCGCGCGCCTCTGTGCTGCCACCAATCGCCGCCAACCCGAGAAACGTAATCTGCAGGATCGAATAGAGCAGCACCGCGCCACATAATGCTCTCCGTGGGAATGGGTAACTACCTAGTTGCATAGAAAACGGATCTCTTAAATCGCGACATTAAACTACGGTGACCAGTTACGAGATTATTATAGTTATCAAAGTTCGGCTATCTTGTAACTATTCACACCAGTATAAACGGCTCCTCACCGATAATTGTGGGTACATTAGATGGAAAACCCCTGCGCGGGAACGTGAACCGCTTCCCGTTACCTGCTCCCGCTCCGATACCGGTTAACCCTTAAAAACTGTTCCTCACCGATAAGTGTGGGTTCATTTGCTGGTGGCACCCATCCTATTCACGCGTGATCCAAATAGATGCCTCCGAGACCCGCACCCCCGATCAGGGAACGTCAAGAAGGGTGTTTCTTTGGGACCGATAACAAGATCTAATCCTCGTAACCACAGATCCGTCTTACACTGTGGTAAATAGTTGCGATCATTCTATGGGCAGACATCTGCCTCAACACCATTACCAAACCGCACCCGCAGGCATTGATTTCCGTAACAGGTGATTACCTGTACTCCACCAGTATAAGACGGATCTGTTGCGTAGAAGCTTTTTCTCGTAACTATAGAACCACCAGCACCAGCACTGTAGACAATCACGTGCGGGCCTCCACCGGGGCCCGCGCCAGTAACGATGTCTGCGAGGCCATCGCCGTCAAAGTGACAGTGTCCCACATAGATGTCGCCTGTCCAGCCTGAATACGGGTAAAAGGAGTAGCTGCCTGAGGGCCCCATTCCTCCATAGATATAGGAGGTCCCCGAGGCCGGATTGACTGCAGTAATACCTGTGAAGTACCAGCCCGTAAACGATGCCGTGACGCTTCTGCTCTGGCTCATGGTAACGGTGCAGGTTCCTACTCCGCTGCACTCCCCGGACCATCCGTTGAATGAGTACCCGAAGGATGGTGAAGCGCTCATGGTTATGGTGCTTCCTGTGGCATAGGAGCCGCTACCATAGTTTACTGTTCCGCCCGCACCCACATTAACCGTTAAATAGTAAGAGCTGGGCGTGTAGGTCGGTGATGGCGTAAATGTGTACGTTGGGGTTGGAGTTGGCGTATTAGTTGAAGTTGGGGTTCTAGTTGGAGTAGTGGTAGGCGTGTTAGTTGGTGTGAGAGTTGGGGTAATAGTTGGAGTATTAGTCGGAGTGTTGGTTGAGGTACTCGTTGGAGTTATCGTAGGTGTTCTCGTTGGAGTATTAGTAGGGGTGCTTGTTGGCGTAACTGTTGGTGTGTGAGTTGGGGTAATAGTTGGCGTATTGGTAGGTGTAGCGGTTGGTGTATTAGTTGAGGTTGGGGTTGCAGTAGGTGTGTTAGTTGGAGTCTGAGTTGGGGTATTAGTTGGAGTATTTGTAGGTGTATTAGTTGGAGTTCGAGTTGGTGTGTTAGTTGGCGTATTGGTAGGTGTAGCGGTTGGTGTATTAGTTGGAGTCGTCGTAGGTGTTCTCGTTGGAGTATTAGTAGGGGTGCTTGTTGGCGTAACTGTTGGTGTATGAGTTGGGGTAATAGTTGGCGTATTGGTCGAAGTACTGGTTGGTGTGTTGGTAGGTGTCTCGGTTGGTGTATTAGTAGGCGTATTAGTTGGAGTGTTGGTCGGAGTGTTAGTTGGTGTATTTGTTGGAGTATTGGTTGGGGTGTTAGTTGGAGTATCTGTTGGTGTATCGGTTGGAGTATTAGTTGGTGTGTCAGTTGGTGTATCTGTTGGCGTATTGGTAGGTGTGTTTATTGGCGTATTAGTTGGTGTGTTTGTTGGCGTATTAGTTGGAGTGTCTGTTGGCGTATTGGTTGGAGTATTAGTTGGGGTATCTGTTGGTGTGTCAGTTGGCGTGTCTGTTGGCGTGTTGGTTGGGGTGTTAGTTGGCGTATCGGTCGGTGTGTTGGTTGGAGTATTAGTTGGGGTATCTGTTGGTGTATCTGTTGGCGTGTCTGTTGGAGTATTAGTTGGTGTGTTGATTGGAGTATCTGTTGGTGTGTTGGTAGGTGTGTCTGTTGGTGTATCTGTTGGAGTATTAGTAGGTGTGTTAGTTGGAGTATTGGTCGGCGTATCAGTTGGCGTTATTGTTGGTGTGTGAGTTGGGGTAATAGTTGGCGTATCGGTCGGAGTACTGGTTGGTGTGTTGGTTAATGTATTCGTTGGAGTCGTCGTGGGTGTTATCGTAGAAGTATCAGTAGGAGTGCTTGTTGGTGTTATTGTTGATGTGTGAGTTGAGGTAATAGTTGGCGTATTAGTCGAAGTATTGGTTGGTGTGTTGGTTAATGTATTCGTTGGAGTCGTCGTAGGTGTTATCGTTGGAGTATCAGTAGGGGTGCTTATAGGTGTATTGGTCAGGGTGCTTGTAGGTGTTTGAGTTGGAGTAGCGGTTGAGGTGTTAGTTGGCGTTATTGTTGGTGTGTGAGTTGGGGTAAGAGCTGGCGTATAGGTCGGAGTACTGGTTGGGGTGTTGGTTGATGTATTCGTTGGAGTCGTCGTGGGTGTTATCGTAGAAGTATCAGTAGGAGTGCTTGTTGGTGTTATTGTTGGTGTGTGAGTTGAAGTTGGTGTTATTGTTTGAGTTGGAGTAGCGGTTAGAGTGTTAGTTGGTGTGTCGGTTGGGGTTGGCGGCTGGATCGAGTCCTCGACCCCGAGGAAATACCCATCGTACGACGCCTTGGCTAAGATCTTTTGCCGTATTGATTTACGAATAGCCTTAGCGGTCTCGGGATAGCCGCCCATCCTGGCTCCTTTTATCGCGTACGCTTCAAAACGGAGTTGGTGAATTTCTCCTAGCATCGGGCAGAGACCACTGTAGCCCGTGACCCCCAGGTCGTTAAGCTTTTGATAAAAAGAGGCGCTGTTCATGGGAGCACCCTTGGGGAGGCCCTGAGGAAAGCCTTTCTTGAAGTACCGACTCCGTTTACTGGCGACCACAAACCAATGCACCATGTCAGTGGTCACATTATGGGCGAGAATGGCAACATGAGTAGTGCCTATGGGAATAGCTTTCCAGCTAAGTGGGGGTGAGAGCCCCTCGCCGGTCCCCTTCTGCCCGTTGGTCGAGCAGGAGTTTAGGATGGGGATCATGCCACCCTTGGAAAAAGCCACCGAGGAGACCGAAAATTTGTTCTTCTTTACCGCAACCGTCAGCGCAGGCACACGCCCATCAGACCCCGGCATGCCGTCAGCAATGAGCACCAGCTGCCAGCTTAACACTAGCAGCAGTATGCTGAATAATTTTAGTAGCAATTTCATAGCAAAGTATTTCATTGCTTCATGAGATTCCCCATTAACTAAATCGGCATAAAAACCTTAGACCTTGATAGCTCAGCGCTTAAAGGAGAAATTGCGCCATAATATTATGCGCTTAGCAGAGATATGCGGATTTATAGCAAAGGAACGCGGACACTGAGCATGCGTGGCAAGCTGCTGAGATAATGGGGTAATCGAGAGCTTTCTTGTAACTATTTACCAATAAGATGAGCGTCCCCGATTAGGAGACGTTAAGTTAACCAGCGACAAGATTATGCTCGGGAAATAATGTGATATTTAGAGAGATCCATCCCCATGCACCGTACGGCGATACCAAGAGAGCTCATACTCACTCCCCGCGATAAAGGCACAGCGATCATGAATACCCCCCGGAGTGATGCTTAAGATCTCCTGCGGCCCGTCGATCGCCACACCCCCCGCTTGCTCCATAATAAAGGCGAGCGGCATACACTCGTAGAGTAATCTTAGCCGCCCCTTTGGGCGCTTCTCATCGACCGGATAAAGAAAGATGCCACCCTTGCGCAGGGTGCGATCGAAGTCCGCCACAAGCGAGCCTACATAGCGACCGGAGTATGGCGTCTTAGATCCCTGATTTGATCGTTTAATCTCCTCTACGAACTGCCTGACCTCATGACTCCACAGATAGGTGTTGCCCTCATTAACGCTATAGATCGCGCCCCGTTTCGGAATCTTAATATCTTCCTCAGTTAGAACGAACTCTCCGATCGCTGGGTCTAAGGTAAATCCATGTACCCCCGAACCGGTTGAATATACAAAGGAGGTCTTTGCTCCATATACAGAATAACCAGCCGCAACGATCTGGCTTCCCGGTTGACAGAAATCGTCGTGGCAGGCGGGCCTGGAAAGATCCTTCTTTTTAAAGATACAGAAGATCGTTCCTGTCGGAATGTTCGACCCGATATTCGAAGAGCCATCGATCGGATCAAACGCAATAACGTACTTCCCCTCATCGTGCGAGGCCTGTGTCGTGATAACGGTGTCGCGCTCCTCTGAAACAAGAAGCCCAAAGTGGCGCGAGGATCCGAGCAGTTCAACCAACACCTCATCTGCCTCTTGATCAAGCAGCCGGGTCTCCTCGCCGTGCGAATTAATCTTACCTGTATACCCGTGCAACCCTTTGAAGCCAGCCGTAGCCACCATCTGGCTAATTAGCTTTACTCCAAGCGAGATCGAGACAAGCAGGTCTGAGAGCTCCCCAGTACTATCTGGATAGAGACCTCTCTTTGAGTGGATAAAACGGCTTAACGTTTGGGTAGGAATCATTTTGCGTCACCAAGCAGCATATGACGAACCGTAACGATCAATTACTCAATCGAGAGGTCAGATCTAGTTCTTGTCACGCCAAGATATAAAGAGCGTGTAATTACCTGCTGCTTAACGAGATCCGCATAAAAACTTACTGCGCGAGCGCAAAGCAGGTACGAGTTTCAGGAACTACTCAAGTTACGGATAGAACAACAGGTAACGGTCCATTAGGCGGCCGAAACGGTGAATGTGGCATTCAATCCCTATCCACCAAGTATAGCTTAGCACTGCTATCAGCTCCAAATAGAAAAAAAAGATTCTGAAAAAGCGCTGGACTCTTAAGTGCTTGCGCGCCTACACCTCGTGTGAAATCCCCGTTATCTTGCGGA contains:
- the fbp gene encoding class 1 fructose-bisphosphatase, producing the protein MIPTQTLSRFIHSKRGLYPDSTGELSDLLVSISLGVKLISQMVATAGFKGLHGYTGKINSHGEETRLLDQEADEVLVELLGSSRHFGLLVSEERDTVITTQASHDEGKYVIAFDPIDGSSNIGSNIPTGTIFCIFKKKDLSRPACHDDFCQPGSQIVAAGYSVYGAKTSFVYSTGSGVHGFTLDPAIGEFVLTEEDIKIPKRGAIYSVNEGNTYLWSHEVRQFVEEIKRSNQGSKTPYSGRYVGSLVADFDRTLRKGGIFLYPVDEKRPKGRLRLLYECMPLAFIMEQAGGVAIDGPQEILSITPGGIHDRCAFIAGSEYELSWYRRTVHGDGSL